In Halorientalis sp. LT38, a genomic segment contains:
- a CDS encoding GNAT family N-acetyltransferase translates to MTRKYPEGSADEFPRPPATVTDADDRSIDLRSGDAADTEALVEMYLDFDPEDRAQGIPPVREGQIRDWLDVLLGEDCLNVVAVHEDPVGHATLVPDEDGSYELAIFVLREYQGAGIGTHLLEHLLGVAQEAGIERVWLTVERWNDPAVSLYEKVGFTMTSSESFELEMTIRLE, encoded by the coding sequence ATGACCCGGAAGTACCCCGAGGGATCCGCCGACGAGTTCCCACGCCCGCCGGCGACCGTCACCGACGCCGACGACCGGTCGATCGACCTCCGGTCCGGTGACGCCGCCGACACCGAAGCCCTGGTCGAGATGTATCTCGACTTCGATCCGGAGGACCGCGCGCAGGGCATCCCCCCGGTCCGGGAGGGCCAGATCCGCGACTGGCTCGACGTCCTGCTCGGCGAGGACTGCCTCAACGTCGTCGCCGTCCACGAGGATCCGGTCGGGCACGCGACGCTCGTCCCCGACGAGGACGGGAGCTACGAACTGGCGATCTTCGTCCTCCGGGAGTACCAGGGGGCCGGCATCGGCACTCACCTGCTCGAACACCTGCTCGGGGTGGCCCAGGAGGCGGGCATCGAGCGCGTGTGGCTCACCGTCGAGCGCTGGAACGACCCCGCGGTCTCGCTCTACGAGAAGGTCGGGTTCACGATGACCAGCTCCGAGAGCTTCGAGCTGGAGATGACGATCCGCCTAGAATAG
- a CDS encoding lipoate--protein ligase family protein produces MRVVRGCGDDAEADRAVTRLLIDHAGTAGEPAVRVWRPHRQVAFGPRDANADGYEAAVEAAGEHGYPVTERRVGGRPVAYTGDTIAFARIEPVEDERANLEERYAAVRVDVRDALREIGVDAERGEPDDAFCPGNFSLQAAGGKLVGIAQRVTGDAALVAGILVVDGHEEIGAVLDPVYEALDVPFDPDTVGSVERAGGEVDPVAIIMRLEDALVGDHLGSVEWVDDLPAVEWAGE; encoded by the coding sequence ATGCGAGTAGTCCGGGGCTGCGGGGACGACGCCGAGGCCGACCGGGCGGTCACCCGGCTACTGATCGACCACGCCGGGACCGCCGGGGAGCCTGCGGTCCGGGTGTGGCGACCCCACCGCCAGGTCGCCTTCGGGCCCCGGGACGCGAACGCCGACGGGTACGAGGCCGCGGTCGAAGCCGCGGGGGAGCACGGGTATCCCGTCACGGAGCGCCGGGTCGGTGGTCGGCCTGTCGCCTACACCGGCGACACCATCGCCTTCGCCAGGATCGAACCCGTCGAGGACGAGCGCGCGAATTTAGAAGAACGCTACGCCGCCGTCCGCGTCGACGTCCGGGACGCGCTCCGGGAGATCGGCGTCGACGCCGAGCGGGGCGAACCCGACGACGCGTTCTGTCCTGGAAATTTCTCCCTGCAGGCCGCGGGCGGCAAACTGGTCGGTATCGCCCAGCGCGTGACAGGCGACGCGGCGCTCGTCGCGGGGATCCTGGTCGTCGACGGCCACGAGGAGATCGGTGCGGTGCTCGACCCCGTCTACGAGGCCCTGGACGTGCCCTTCGACCCCGACACCGTGGGGAGCGTCGAGCGGGCCGGCGGCGAGGTCGATCCGGTCGCGATCATCATGCGGCTAGAAGACGCCCTCGTCGGCGACCACCTCGGCAGCGTCGAGTGGGTGGACGACCTGCCGGCGGTCGAGTGGGCCGGCGAGTGA
- a CDS encoding AAC(3) family N-acetyltransferase produces MVRHLPETLWCSAKHYAIMQRDEPTGPVDEAVFEEILDGYDESEVFVHVGLSDVNAAFEGDPYEFVTDALADHFDSILTPAFTKSFRETGTFHRADSEPELGAFAGLFFEDADHRTADPLHSVQVQGDYRFDGCDLRDTFSPDGCYAQLEEDDVRILNVGTEWLVSTQLHYVERVTDVPYSETTEVEGTVRYADGSEEAVTQKNYDKNNYVYFWDRLGLQRDLVAEGVMDHHGLNGLNVISVNARDLREALEPRIEEDPYYLVR; encoded by the coding sequence ATGGTGCGACACCTCCCGGAAACGCTCTGGTGTAGCGCGAAACACTACGCCATCATGCAGCGCGACGAGCCGACGGGGCCCGTCGACGAGGCCGTCTTCGAGGAGATCCTGGACGGCTACGACGAGAGCGAGGTCTTCGTCCACGTCGGTCTCAGCGACGTGAACGCCGCCTTCGAGGGCGACCCCTACGAGTTCGTCACCGACGCGCTGGCCGACCACTTCGACTCGATCCTCACCCCCGCGTTCACCAAGTCCTTCCGCGAGACCGGGACCTTCCACCGGGCGGACTCCGAGCCGGAACTGGGTGCGTTCGCGGGCCTCTTCTTCGAGGACGCCGACCACCGGACCGCCGACCCGCTCCACTCGGTCCAGGTGCAGGGCGACTACCGCTTCGACGGCTGCGACCTCCGGGACACCTTCTCACCGGACGGCTGTTACGCCCAGCTGGAAGAGGACGACGTGCGGATCCTCAACGTCGGGACTGAGTGGCTCGTCAGCACGCAACTGCACTACGTCGAGCGCGTGACCGACGTGCCCTACAGCGAGACGACCGAGGTCGAGGGCACCGTCCGGTACGCCGACGGGAGCGAGGAGGCGGTCACCCAGAAGAACTACGACAAGAACAACTACGTTTACTTCTGGGACCGGCTGGGTCTCCAGCGCGATCTGGTGGCCGAGGGCGTCATGGACCACCACGGCCTCAACGGGCTGAACGTCATCTCGGTGAACGCCAGGGACCTCAGGGAGGCCCTCGAACCGCGCATCGAGGAGGACCCGTACTATCTGGTGCGGTAG
- a CDS encoding universal stress protein produces MKVLLGVGGSDGSFAALADTVDRAAEAGDEVTVAVVDREDIALTPEDVETEVRERLADAGLDPEIRRLSGHPGSKLVELAEREGFDRLVLAGGERSPLGKIQFDETLEFVLLNSETTVTLVR; encoded by the coding sequence ATGAAGGTACTGCTGGGCGTGGGCGGAAGCGACGGATCCTTCGCCGCGCTCGCCGACACCGTCGACCGGGCCGCGGAGGCCGGCGACGAGGTGACGGTGGCCGTCGTCGACCGCGAAGACATCGCCCTGACCCCCGAGGACGTCGAGACCGAAGTTCGCGAGCGACTGGCCGACGCCGGGCTGGACCCGGAGATCCGGCGGCTCTCCGGCCATCCCGGGAGCAAACTGGTCGAACTCGCCGAGCGCGAGGGATTCGACCGGCTCGTCCTGGCCGGCGGCGAACGCAGCCCGCTCGGGAAGATCCAGTTCGACGAGACCCTGGAGTTCGTCCTCCTCAACTCCGAAACGACGGTGACCCTCGTCAGATGA
- a CDS encoding dihydroorotase, whose protein sequence is MLIRNATLPDGRQRDVLVEGEEIAAVGEDLPMPEDADERFVDASGKRLMPGMIDAHVHFREPGFSHKETWETGSRSAAAGGVTCAVDQPNTDPPTIDGASFDEKQDRASEGSLVDFGINGGVTEHWVPSALFQRPMFALGEVFLADSTGEMGIDVELFASAVKTATRQDTVVTVHAEDATEFEPGAQEREDADAWSAYRTARAEAAAVRAAAEVGDRFDADLHVAHASTPEGIDAAAEHGMTTEVTPHHMFLSRKDSRDLETLGRMNPPLRRERLRSKVWERVVDGTVDIVATDHAPHTREEKDASIWDAPSGVPGVETALPLLLERAREGDISYERVRDLTAKNVADLFDLPTKGEIAEGMDADLVLVDPEASREIRGEDLHSKCGWTPFEGKRGVFPELTLVRGEVVYERFGPDSAIEAAESGEGEARSASEQASGRSPRAENERFGDPVGVNVRTIDRSSPATATGEDAEPGSETDTAGESGADPADPDPSDE, encoded by the coding sequence ATGCTCATCCGGAACGCGACCCTCCCGGACGGTCGACAGCGCGACGTCCTGGTCGAGGGCGAAGAGATAGCGGCCGTCGGCGAGGACCTCCCGATGCCCGAGGACGCCGACGAGCGGTTCGTCGACGCCAGCGGCAAGCGTCTCATGCCCGGGATGATCGACGCGCACGTTCACTTCCGCGAGCCGGGCTTTTCCCACAAGGAGACCTGGGAGACCGGCAGCCGCTCGGCCGCGGCCGGCGGCGTCACCTGCGCCGTCGACCAGCCCAACACCGACCCGCCGACGATCGACGGCGCTTCCTTCGACGAGAAACAGGACAGAGCGAGCGAGGGCTCGCTCGTCGACTTCGGCATCAACGGCGGCGTCACCGAACACTGGGTCCCCAGCGCGCTCTTCCAGCGGCCCATGTTCGCCCTCGGCGAGGTCTTCCTCGCCGACTCGACCGGCGAGATGGGGATCGACGTGGAACTGTTTGCAAGCGCGGTCAAGACCGCGACCCGGCAGGACACCGTCGTCACCGTCCACGCCGAGGACGCCACGGAGTTCGAGCCCGGTGCCCAGGAGCGCGAGGACGCCGACGCCTGGAGCGCCTACCGCACCGCCCGCGCGGAGGCCGCCGCCGTCCGCGCCGCCGCAGAAGTTGGCGACCGGTTCGACGCCGACCTGCACGTCGCGCACGCCTCGACGCCCGAGGGCATCGACGCCGCCGCCGAGCACGGCATGACGACGGAGGTGACGCCCCACCACATGTTCCTCTCGCGGAAGGACAGCCGCGACCTGGAGACCCTGGGCCGGATGAACCCGCCGCTGCGCCGGGAGCGTCTCCGCAGCAAGGTCTGGGAACGGGTCGTCGACGGCACCGTCGACATCGTCGCCACCGACCACGCGCCCCACACCCGCGAGGAGAAAGACGCGAGCATCTGGGACGCCCCGTCGGGCGTGCCCGGCGTCGAGACCGCCCTGCCGCTCCTGCTCGAACGGGCCCGCGAGGGCGACATCTCCTACGAGCGCGTCCGCGACCTCACGGCCAAAAACGTCGCCGACCTGTTCGACCTGCCGACGAAGGGCGAGATCGCCGAGGGGATGGACGCTGACCTCGTCCTCGTCGACCCCGAAGCGAGCCGGGAGATCCGCGGCGAGGACCTCCACTCGAAGTGCGGGTGGACCCCGTTCGAGGGGAAACGGGGGGTGTTCCCCGAACTCACGCTGGTCCGCGGCGAGGTCGTCTACGAGCGATTCGGCCCGGACTCTGCCATCGAGGCCGCAGAGTCAGGGGAGGGCGAGGCGCGAAGCGCCTCGGAACAAGCGAGCGGGCGAAGCCCGCGAGCAGAGAACGAGCGCTTCGGCGATCCGGTGGGCGTCAACGTCCGCACCATCGACCGATCGTCGCCGGCGACGGCCACGGGGGAAGACGCCGAGCCGGGGAGCGAGACGGACACCGCTGGCGAATCGGGTGCCGATCCGGCAGACCCGGATCCCTCCGACGAGTAG
- a CDS encoding PaaI family thioesterase, with translation MANDLPEGAPVMLRMSVERENGYLSWLGVQMDDIEFGEASLSIPFDERFTDEEADPPTVHDGIVTTLVEQTTELAVRTTMPDPVNDRVDLLSTTVNFVGDAAHDLEATASVVESGGGSAVAEVTVESRDTDGTPGAVATGQAIFRVES, from the coding sequence ATGGCCAACGACCTTCCGGAAGGCGCACCGGTGATGCTCCGGATGTCCGTCGAGCGGGAGAACGGCTATCTCTCCTGGCTGGGCGTCCAGATGGACGACATCGAGTTCGGCGAGGCCAGTCTCTCGATCCCTTTCGACGAGCGATTCACCGACGAGGAGGCCGATCCGCCCACGGTCCACGACGGCATCGTCACGACGCTGGTCGAACAGACCACGGAACTGGCGGTCCGGACGACGATGCCCGACCCCGTCAACGACCGGGTCGACCTACTCAGCACGACCGTCAACTTCGTCGGCGACGCCGCCCACGACCTCGAGGCGACCGCCAGCGTCGTCGAGAGCGGCGGTGGCTCCGCGGTCGCCGAGGTGACGGTGGAGAGCCGCGACACCGACGGCACGCCTGGGGCCGTCGCCACCGGGCAGGCGATCTTCCGC
- a CDS encoding DUF5806 family protein: MPDSPAADADDAVLPEFVDPPADPSGDGADVPAEPAEPAAPTDGVGPEGPQSDPDVPADVQKYDRFKKIEGGTYDRANEFLRDRTYVTAREWAIARLCADFRTETGVEMTKIGENLPELVPFMTDTYTPQAVNQARHSFEEKVRKAGATFLYGAMCDFFTAEELDDVMYEATEVAKFLLEVEGVELSVEEELEAEDRISEVMRDVREHSAALRHDECPHCGGDLDGGEHDGSNTTAEADD, from the coding sequence ATGCCCGATTCTCCCGCCGCTGACGCCGACGACGCCGTGCTGCCGGAATTCGTCGACCCGCCCGCCGACCCGTCGGGTGACGGTGCCGACGTCCCCGCCGAACCGGCCGAACCGGCCGCACCGACGGACGGCGTCGGCCCCGAGGGCCCCCAGTCCGACCCCGACGTGCCCGCCGACGTCCAGAAGTACGACCGGTTCAAGAAGATCGAGGGCGGGACCTACGACCGGGCCAACGAGTTCCTCCGCGACCGGACCTACGTCACCGCCCGCGAGTGGGCCATCGCCCGCCTCTGCGCCGACTTCCGGACCGAAACCGGCGTCGAGATGACCAAGATCGGCGAGAACCTGCCCGAACTGGTCCCCTTCATGACCGACACCTACACGCCCCAGGCGGTCAACCAGGCCCGCCACTCCTTCGAGGAGAAGGTCCGGAAAGCCGGCGCGACCTTCCTCTACGGCGCGATGTGTGACTTCTTCACCGCCGAGGAACTGGACGACGTGATGTACGAGGCCACCGAGGTCGCGAAGTTCCTGCTGGAGGTCGAGGGCGTCGAACTCTCCGTCGAGGAGGAACTGGAGGCCGAAGACCGCATCTCCGAGGTCATGCGCGACGTGCGCGAGCACTCCGCCGCGCTGCGCCACGACGAGTGCCCCCACTGCGGCGGCGACCTCGACGGCGGCGAGCACGACGGGAGTAACACGACGGCGGAAGCCGACGACTAG